A part of Ptychodera flava strain L36383 chromosome 11, AS_Pfla_20210202, whole genome shotgun sequence genomic DNA contains:
- the LOC139144405 gene encoding beta-1,3-galactosyltransferase 5-like, producing the protein MVLFVIVRFKVSYDSDTSKTLAKNLRAIGLARFFGPAKAKLTQHRSNGPPWKVKAAGGYETYTSKYVINHRHICEMKNGGRVFILFLVTSHPEHFHRRKGIRETWGKRSPALDEPIRLLFVLGRPRNVSDEAQKQILMENEEYGDIVQSDFIDVPRNATLKTMVGMEWAVKHCKNAQFVIKSTDTMFLNIPNIVQKLKTVNLPSTVLCYVIKNSKPIRDEALIPDHPEYVISADLYPEKIYPPYCSGNFIIMPIDTVIGLYATSLIKPLLPGLEDVNLGLLAGALNVSLMHDVQLGEAFVNHDEKKPCLLKRAIASFINFDPSVENYNKLWSAVNDDSIKC; encoded by the coding sequence ATGGTATTGTTCGTGATTGTGCGTTTCAAGGTCTCTTATGACTCTGATACATCAAAAACGCTGGCCAAAAATCTCAGAGCGATAGGCCTAGCAAGATTTTTCGGACCTGCGAAGGCAAAGTTGACTCAGCATCGTTCTAATGGGCCGCCCTGGAAAGTCAAAGCAGCGGGAGGGTATGAGACCTACACGTCCAAGTATGTCATCAACCATCGCCATATCTGCGAGATGAAAAATGGCGGCCGTGTGTTTATACTCTTTCTTGTTACGTCACATCCGGAGCATTTCCATCGCAGGAAGGGGATTCGTGAAACGTGGGGCAAAAGAAGCCCTGCACTGGACGAGCCAATCCGTTTGCTGTTTGTGCTAGGTCGCCCAAGAAACGTCAGCGACGAGGCGCAGAAACAGATACTGATGGAAAATGAAGAATATGGCGATATAGTACAAAGCGACTTCATTGACGTGCCGAGAAATGCAACATTAAAGACAATGGTGGGAATGGAATGGGCGGTTAAACATTGCAAAAATGCGCAGTTTGTCATAAAATCGACAGACACAATGTTCCTTAATATAccaaatattgttcaaaaactgAAGACTGTAAACCTCCCTTCAACAGTTTTATGTTACGTCATCAAAAACAGCAAGCCCATACGGGACGAGGCCCTCATACCGGACCATCCCGAATACGTCATTTCCGCTGATTTATACCCAGAGAAGATTTACCCGCCATATTGTTCGGGTAACTTCATTATCATGCCGATCGACACTGTCATTGGCCTTTACGCCACCTCTCTGATCAAACCCTTGTTACCGGGCCTCGAAGACGTCAACCTCGGCCTCCTGGCTGGGGCGTTGAATGTTTCCCTGATGCACGATGTACAGTTGGGAGAAGCTTTCGTCAACCACGATGAGAAGAAACCCTGTCTTCTGAAGAGGGcaatagcaagtttcatcaacttcgaCCCTTCAGTAGAAAACTACAATAAACTTTGGAGTGCTGTGAACGATGACAGTATTAAGTGTTGA